The Planococcus donghaensis genome contains a region encoding:
- a CDS encoding LysR family transcriptional regulator — MNYGQIESFLSIIRLGSLSKAAEQLYVSQSTISQRLYSIEKEYDVVLLNREKGVKSVTLTNEGERFYQIALKFEALYSETKNLKATSGEVTISIGAVDSVHNYILKNIYSKIFHEISGLRLAIHTYQSNEIYYLIDQNNIDIGFSLQDRILKNVKVQKLFEEQMVMIKKKKEGLFEFEMDNSLLNPKHQLYINWGMDYQVWHEKHWGPTNNTFIQIDTAKMLGDFLEEEMWAIVPVSIARDFYAKGQIDVFLLNDPPPSRSCFQVEKGEVNNRIRQVSELIQRSKSEIEELVRPWDSKNH, encoded by the coding sequence TTGAATTATGGCCAAATAGAATCTTTTCTCAGCATCATTAGGTTAGGCAGTTTATCAAAAGCTGCGGAACAACTATACGTATCACAATCAACAATCAGCCAACGGCTTTACTCTATTGAAAAAGAATATGATGTAGTTCTCTTAAATCGAGAAAAAGGAGTGAAGAGTGTCACTCTAACGAACGAAGGAGAACGCTTTTATCAAATTGCCTTAAAATTTGAAGCATTGTATTCGGAAACGAAAAATTTGAAAGCTACTTCTGGTGAAGTTACGATTAGTATTGGAGCGGTAGATAGTGTTCATAACTATATTTTGAAGAATATATATTCAAAAATATTCCATGAAATCTCAGGGCTGCGATTGGCCATCCACACATACCAGTCTAATGAGATCTATTATTTGATTGATCAAAACAATATCGACATTGGATTTTCACTACAGGATCGCATCTTAAAAAACGTCAAAGTACAAAAGCTCTTCGAAGAACAGATGGTGATGATTAAGAAAAAGAAAGAAGGGTTATTTGAATTCGAAATGGATAATAGTTTGTTGAACCCAAAGCATCAGCTCTATATCAACTGGGGAATGGATTACCAGGTTTGGCATGAAAAGCATTGGGGTCCAACGAATAATACTTTTATACAGATTGATACAGCAAAAATGCTAGGAGATTTTTTAGAGGAAGAAATGTGGGCGATTGTTCCGGTTTCAATCGCTCGAGATTTTTATGCAAAAGGACAAATAGATGTATTTTTATTAAATGATCCACCTCCAAGTCGCTCTTGTTTTCAAGTAGAAAAAGGAGAAGTCAACAATCGTATTCGCCAAGTGAGTGAACTAATCCAAAGGTCGAAGTCAGAAATTGAAGAGCTGGTAAGACCATGGGATAGTAAGAACCATTAG
- a CDS encoding LTA synthase family protein translates to MKMIKTDNKKTMNKYVPFFALAVVMLWIKTYVSQKTQFKLDVDGTLQEMLLFINPLGSALLLLSLSFFFKGARKYWSLLLIYTLMSVMLYANVVYYRFFSDFITLPTLFQTQNFGDLGGSVVTLIQPTDALFFVDVIILSVLVFSQKLKKESGNFKTRAILPVITVALAISFFNLALAEKDRPQLLTRGFDRNYIVKYLGMYNYALYDTVETVKASSQRVLADSDDKTEVLNYTKSNYAKPNEDYFGEAEGMNVVYLHLESFQEFLLNYELDGEEVTPFLNSLIGDQNTLYFDNFFHQTAQGKTSDAEFMLENSLFGLPKGSAFITKGRNTYQAAPAILKDKGYTSAVFHGNNGTFWNRNEVYKSFGYDYFFDIESYTNLTEEDMAEYGVMDKPFFEQSGVMMESLPEPFYTKLLTVSHHFPYHMDEELTTIGKATTGDSSVDDYFQTARYADEAIEQFFTQLEESGLTDNTMIVMYGDHYGISDNHNQAMEQILSKEITPVENANLQRVPLFIHVPGMKGGIDHTYGGQIDLLPTVLHLLGVETENYVQFGADLLSEDHEELVTFRNGDYVSPDIYSIGENYYNPETGLPIEDEQLEQAEQLQKQSNFELELSDQLVNGDLLRFYTPVGFTPIDPSDYSYQSTSLEETE, encoded by the coding sequence ATGAAAATGATTAAAACTGACAATAAAAAAACCATGAATAAGTACGTACCATTTTTTGCTTTAGCAGTTGTTATGCTATGGATAAAAACGTACGTATCACAAAAAACTCAATTTAAACTGGATGTTGATGGCACGCTCCAAGAAATGTTGCTGTTCATCAATCCGCTCGGATCTGCTTTATTACTATTAAGTTTATCGTTCTTCTTTAAGGGAGCACGAAAATACTGGTCACTCCTGTTAATTTATACATTAATGTCGGTCATGTTATATGCGAACGTTGTGTATTACCGATTTTTCAGTGACTTCATAACATTGCCGACCCTGTTTCAAACACAAAATTTTGGTGATTTAGGCGGCAGCGTAGTGACTTTAATCCAACCGACAGATGCTTTATTCTTTGTCGATGTCATTATTTTAAGTGTTCTTGTATTTTCGCAAAAACTTAAAAAAGAGTCGGGTAACTTTAAAACAAGAGCTATTTTACCGGTCATTACCGTTGCATTAGCCATTTCGTTCTTTAACTTAGCATTAGCGGAAAAAGACCGTCCGCAACTGTTAACGCGCGGCTTTGACCGAAACTACATTGTGAAATATTTGGGTATGTACAATTACGCTCTATATGACACGGTAGAAACCGTGAAAGCCTCTTCTCAACGAGTATTGGCCGATAGCGATGATAAAACAGAAGTATTGAACTACACAAAATCCAATTATGCTAAGCCAAATGAGGACTATTTTGGAGAGGCAGAAGGTATGAATGTTGTTTATTTGCATTTGGAATCGTTCCAAGAGTTCTTACTAAACTATGAGTTGGACGGAGAAGAAGTAACGCCATTTTTGAATTCACTAATTGGTGATCAAAACACGTTGTATTTCGATAATTTCTTCCATCAGACGGCTCAAGGTAAAACTTCAGACGCAGAGTTTATGCTTGAAAATTCTTTGTTCGGATTGCCAAAAGGCTCAGCATTTATTACGAAAGGCCGTAATACTTACCAGGCTGCTCCGGCTATCTTAAAAGATAAAGGCTATACATCAGCTGTATTCCATGGCAACAACGGAACGTTTTGGAACCGAAATGAAGTTTATAAATCGTTTGGCTATGATTATTTCTTCGATATTGAATCGTATACCAATTTGACAGAAGAAGACATGGCAGAATATGGCGTTATGGATAAGCCGTTCTTTGAACAGTCAGGTGTCATGATGGAATCACTGCCTGAACCTTTCTATACGAAGCTATTAACGGTTTCGCATCATTTTCCATATCACATGGACGAAGAGTTAACCACGATTGGAAAAGCGACAACGGGTGATTCAAGCGTGGATGATTATTTCCAAACAGCTCGCTATGCAGATGAAGCTATTGAGCAGTTCTTCACGCAACTAGAAGAGTCGGGTTTAACTGATAACACGATGATTGTAATGTACGGGGACCATTACGGAATTTCCGATAACCACAATCAAGCGATGGAACAAATTCTTTCAAAAGAAATCACACCTGTTGAAAATGCGAACCTTCAACGAGTGCCATTGTTCATCCATGTACCAGGCATGAAGGGCGGAATTGACCATACTTATGGTGGTCAAATCGACCTGTTACCGACAGTCCTGCATTTGCTTGGCGTTGAAACAGAAAATTACGTTCAATTTGGCGCAGACTTATTGTCTGAAGATCACGAGGAATTGGTGACTTTCAGAAATGGTGATTACGTAAGTCCAGATATTTATTCAATTGGTGAAAATTATTACAATCCAGAAACTGGTTTGCCAATTGAAGACGAACAGCTTGAGCAAGCTGAGCAGTTGCAAAAGCAATCTAACTTCGAATTAGAACTGTCAGACCAATTGGTCAATGGTGATTTGTTAAGGTTTTATACACCAGTCGGGTTCACACCGATTGACCCGTCCGACTATAGCTACCAAAGCACTTCATTAGAAGAAACTGAATAA
- a CDS encoding DUF4256 domain-containing protein — protein MPEKKTLSTLQHDELLASLKDRFNQNMNRHESLEWEPIQEKLEAHPDKLWSLFEMERTGGEPDVVEFDQTNDEYLFYDCSAESPSGRRSVCYDQKALDARKKNKPDNNAVTMASNMGIELLSEEQYRALQKFGTFDSKTSSWVLTPAEVRDRGGALFCDFRYGQVFLYHNGADSYYGARGFRGLLRV, from the coding sequence ATGCCAGAGAAAAAAACCTTATCCACACTGCAACACGATGAATTGTTAGCTAGTTTGAAAGACCGTTTCAACCAAAACATGAACCGGCACGAATCACTCGAGTGGGAACCGATTCAAGAAAAACTAGAAGCGCACCCGGACAAATTATGGTCACTTTTTGAAATGGAACGGACAGGCGGAGAACCTGATGTTGTGGAGTTTGACCAAACAAACGATGAATACCTTTTTTATGATTGTTCCGCAGAAAGCCCCAGTGGCCGGAGAAGCGTTTGTTACGACCAGAAAGCACTCGATGCCCGAAAGAAAAACAAGCCTGACAATAATGCGGTAACTATGGCTTCAAATATGGGCATTGAACTCTTAAGCGAAGAGCAATACCGTGCGTTGCAAAAGTTTGGCACTTTTGATTCCAAAACATCTAGTTGGGTGTTAACACCGGCAGAAGTGAGAGATCGCGGCGGTGCTTTGTTCTGTGACTTCCGCTATGGCCAAGTCTTCTTATATCATAATGGAGCCGATTCGTATTACGGGGCCAGAGGATTTAGAGGATTGTTGCGAGTTTAA
- a CDS encoding ATP-binding cassette domain-containing protein → MAVEAKLSNVTLKFGKLEALKDISLTFESDKIYGLIGRNGAGKTVLLSLLAAFREPTAGQVEIDGEPIFENPNKMQQVSFIYTKNYEEEYENIPMMLKFSERYRPNFDKDYAYRLLERFKLPLDKPINKLSKGMQAALNVVIGLASRTPLTIFDEVYLGMDAPTRVIFYEELLADQAEHPRTFILSTHLVSEMDYLFDHVVIIHEGRILLDNDYQSISTQGVSITGAADRVDAFVSGMEILNEQKLGGTKSVMTYGVLSEQNRLSAQDQGLEVGPVSLQDLFIHLTEEAH, encoded by the coding sequence ATGGCTGTCGAGGCTAAATTGAGCAATGTCACGTTAAAATTCGGTAAATTGGAAGCGTTAAAAGATATTTCTTTAACATTTGAGTCGGATAAGATTTATGGTCTTATTGGACGCAATGGCGCTGGCAAAACTGTCCTCCTTTCTTTACTAGCAGCATTTCGTGAGCCAACAGCAGGCCAAGTAGAAATTGACGGCGAACCTATCTTTGAAAATCCCAACAAAATGCAGCAAGTTTCTTTTATTTACACCAAAAACTACGAAGAAGAATACGAAAATATTCCGATGATGTTAAAGTTTTCAGAGCGCTATCGACCAAATTTCGATAAAGATTATGCCTACCGTTTACTAGAGCGTTTTAAGCTACCATTAGATAAACCGATTAACAAACTGTCTAAAGGTATGCAAGCAGCATTAAATGTCGTCATTGGACTTGCTAGTCGTACACCACTTACTATTTTTGATGAAGTTTATCTTGGTATGGATGCGCCGACACGCGTTATTTTTTACGAAGAACTTTTAGCAGACCAAGCTGAACACCCCCGTACCTTTATTCTCTCGACACACTTAGTCTCAGAAATGGATTATCTTTTCGACCATGTTGTCATAATTCATGAAGGGCGCATACTGCTAGATAATGATTACCAAAGTATTTCTACTCAAGGCGTTTCGATTACAGGCGCTGCGGATCGAGTTGATGCTTTTGTTTCTGGTATGGAGATTTTAAATGAGCAAAAGCTCGGCGGTACTAAATCGGTCATGACTTATGGCGTCTTGAGCGAACAAAATCGACTTTCCGCACAAGATCAAGGTTTAGAAGTTGGCCCCGTATCGTTGCAAGATCTGTTTATTCATTTAACAGAGGAGGCGCATTAA
- a CDS encoding GntR family transcriptional regulator, giving the protein MSNTFDSNKPIFLQIRELIEDQIVNDQLKEGDQAPSTNQLVNFYKINHATVSKGINQLVEEGILFKKRGIGMFVAEGAKQTLMGQRKEAFVDNYVKGLVQEANKLGITQAEIIELIKNTKGREV; this is encoded by the coding sequence GTGAGTAATACGTTTGATTCAAACAAGCCAATTTTTTTGCAAATTCGTGAGTTGATTGAAGATCAAATTGTCAACGACCAACTAAAAGAGGGCGATCAAGCCCCATCGACCAACCAACTTGTCAACTTTTATAAAATTAACCATGCAACTGTTTCAAAAGGAATCAATCAATTGGTAGAGGAAGGGATTTTATTTAAGAAAAGAGGCATTGGCATGTTTGTCGCAGAAGGTGCTAAACAAACTTTGATGGGCCAACGAAAAGAGGCATTTGTCGATAATTACGTCAAAGGTCTCGTTCAAGAAGCAAACAAGCTTGGCATCACACAAGCTGAAATTATCGAACTAATAAAAAACACGAAAGGACGTGAAGTTTGA
- a CDS encoding acyl-CoA dehydrogenase family protein has product MDFSFTQEQEMLRNTTRGFVDKEIMPFIEEWDRAGKSDPAIYGKLADLGLMGVCIPEAYGGSGMDYNSLAIVCEELERGDTAFRTAVSVHTGLNSLTILQWGTEEQKQQYLIPQAKGEKVGAFGLTEPSAGSDVAAMKSTAVKKGDHYLLNGQKTWISLCDVADHFIVFAYTGDQAEKHSAISAFIVERTWPGFSSKAIKGKHGIRAGNTGELFFEDVKVPKENLLGKEGEGFKIAMSALDNGRFTVAAGAVGQIMACLEASVSYCRQRQTFGKEIGRHQLVQQMIANMEAGFQMSRLLVYRAGELKNQGKRNTRETSLAKWQACDFANKAADDAFQIHGAYGYSDEYPVSRYLRNSKAPVIYEGTREIHTIMQAEYVLGYKEDKALSHTLPAWEQQSSVSE; this is encoded by the coding sequence ATGGATTTTTCATTCACTCAAGAACAAGAAATGTTGCGAAATACAACACGCGGATTTGTGGATAAAGAAATTATGCCTTTTATCGAGGAGTGGGACCGCGCAGGTAAATCAGACCCTGCTATTTACGGGAAACTCGCTGACCTGGGATTGATGGGCGTTTGCATTCCAGAAGCTTATGGCGGCAGTGGCATGGATTATAATTCACTAGCGATTGTTTGTGAAGAGCTTGAACGCGGGGATACGGCATTTCGAACGGCGGTTTCAGTTCATACGGGGTTGAATAGCTTGACCATTTTGCAGTGGGGAACAGAAGAACAAAAGCAACAATACTTAATCCCGCAAGCAAAAGGCGAAAAAGTCGGAGCTTTTGGATTGACCGAACCCAGTGCTGGTTCAGATGTGGCGGCGATGAAATCGACCGCTGTAAAAAAAGGTGATCATTATTTATTAAACGGACAGAAAACGTGGATTTCGTTATGTGATGTGGCAGATCACTTTATTGTATTTGCTTATACGGGTGATCAGGCAGAAAAGCATAGCGCGATTTCTGCATTTATTGTGGAACGGACATGGCCTGGATTTTCTTCTAAAGCGATTAAAGGAAAGCATGGAATTCGCGCAGGAAATACGGGTGAACTGTTTTTTGAAGATGTTAAAGTACCAAAAGAGAATTTGTTGGGGAAAGAAGGAGAAGGATTTAAAATTGCGATGTCAGCTCTGGATAACGGACGGTTTACCGTTGCGGCAGGAGCAGTAGGGCAAATTATGGCATGTCTAGAAGCGAGCGTTAGCTATTGCCGACAACGTCAAACGTTCGGCAAAGAAATTGGGCGTCATCAACTTGTTCAACAAATGATTGCCAACATGGAGGCTGGCTTTCAAATGAGTCGTCTACTCGTCTATCGTGCGGGCGAGCTGAAAAATCAAGGGAAACGGAATACACGAGAAACCTCACTTGCAAAATGGCAAGCGTGTGACTTTGCTAACAAAGCGGCAGATGATGCATTCCAAATTCATGGCGCATATGGTTATTCTGATGAGTATCCAGTGAGTCGTTATTTGCGCAATTCGAAAGCTCCAGTTATTTATGAAGGAACGCGTGAAATTCATACCATTATGCAAGCAGAATATGTTTTAGGCTACAAAGAAGACAAAGCCTTATCGCATACCTTGCCAGCTTGGGAACAGCAAAGTAGTGTCAGTGAATAA